The Pseudanabaena sp. BC1403 genome includes a region encoding these proteins:
- a CDS encoding lipid-A-disaccharide synthase, with translation MANIPQTKDISTDILILSNAPGELTTWVFPFLKALEIAMRSQSDLLNPQQARISIALSPCQNASGREAQLAQSFPNVDRVLSQDQFFDFLLWGKTPNWEWAKKGIVIFLGGDQFFAVAIAKRLGYKTLIYAEWEARWYRWADLFAVRNQAVFDKIPTEFRAKATVIGDLMIDQSNQEALSTSLPANRICFMPGSKGHKLQVGAPLVVAIADILKQKRPELELAIVLAPTTTPETLAQYTQTSFPTADSDGATADIFEGNLVTAKGTVINIYREFPAHNLIKSSQLCITTVGANTAELAALNQPMLVLLPTNFADTKVGWDGLLGILASAPILGKVLGILINSVLMAQIQKKGQLLAWPNIWAGEAIVPELLGKLIPTQVATEILFYLDRPEELAKMRDRLKKVCGEAGAASKLAAMVISAIANN, from the coding sequence ATGGCTAACATTCCTCAAACCAAGGATATTTCCACAGATATTTTAATTCTGTCGAATGCTCCTGGGGAGTTAACGACATGGGTGTTTCCTTTTTTGAAAGCTTTAGAAATAGCAATGCGATCGCAGTCAGACTTACTCAACCCTCAACAAGCTCGCATCTCGATTGCGCTCTCGCCTTGCCAGAATGCCAGTGGACGAGAAGCACAACTCGCCCAAAGTTTTCCGAATGTAGATCGTGTATTGTCGCAGGATCAGTTTTTTGATTTTTTATTGTGGGGCAAAACCCCTAACTGGGAATGGGCGAAAAAGGGGATCGTAATTTTTTTGGGTGGAGATCAGTTTTTTGCAGTAGCGATCGCGAAGCGCCTTGGCTACAAAACTTTGATTTATGCAGAATGGGAAGCCCGATGGTATCGCTGGGCAGATTTGTTTGCAGTTCGCAATCAGGCAGTTTTCGATAAGATCCCAACAGAATTTCGAGCAAAAGCAACAGTAATCGGAGATTTGATGATTGATCAATCAAATCAAGAGGCATTAAGCACCTCATTACCTGCTAACAGAATTTGCTTTATGCCTGGTTCCAAAGGGCACAAATTACAGGTTGGTGCGCCTCTAGTTGTTGCGATCGCTGATATTCTCAAGCAAAAACGCCCCGAGCTGGAATTAGCGATCGTCCTTGCCCCAACGACTACTCCTGAAACTCTAGCTCAATACACTCAAACTAGCTTTCCAACTGCCGACAGTGATGGTGCAACGGCAGATATCTTTGAAGGGAATTTGGTGACTGCCAAAGGCACTGTAATTAATATTTATCGCGAATTTCCTGCCCATAACCTTATTAAAAGCAGTCAACTTTGCATTACCACTGTCGGTGCTAATACTGCTGAACTAGCTGCGCTCAATCAGCCGATGCTAGTTCTTTTACCAACCAATTTTGCGGACACCAAAGTGGGATGGGATGGATTGCTGGGGATACTTGCATCTGCACCAATTCTAGGCAAAGTTCTAGGAATTTTAATTAACTCAGTTCTAATGGCGCAAATTCAAAAAAAAGGTCAATTACTAGCTTGGCCAAATATCTGGGCTGGTGAAGCGATCGTCCCTGAGCTATTAGGAAAGCTCATTCCGACTCAAGTTGCTACCGAAATTTTGTTTTATCTAGATCGCCCCGAAGAGTTAGCAAAAATGCGCGATCGCTTAAAAAAAGTATGTGGTGAAGCGGGAGCAGCAAGTAAACTTGCGGCAATGGTAATTAGTGCTATTGCGAATAATTGA
- the msrA gene encoding peptide-methionine (S)-S-oxide reductase MsrA has translation MLFGLGKKLTLPTASDALAGRSSAIPTASHHFVNGNALKPPFPEGMETAVFGLGCFWGAERKFWQQKGIYVTAVGYAAGLTPNPTYEEVCSGMTGHNEVVLVVYDPKVISYADLLKVFWESHNPTQGMQQGNDKGTQYRSGIYVYNDAQRKLAEDSREVYQDALKASGMKQGITTEIRDAGEFYYAEGYHQQYLAKNPGGYCGLGGTNVCYPPVAV, from the coding sequence ATGTTATTTGGACTTGGCAAAAAGTTAACTCTTCCCACTGCATCAGATGCTCTTGCGGGAAGATCTTCGGCAATTCCCACCGCATCACATCATTTCGTAAATGGTAATGCGCTGAAACCACCTTTCCCTGAAGGTATGGAAACTGCTGTTTTTGGCTTAGGGTGTTTTTGGGGGGCAGAACGTAAGTTTTGGCAGCAAAAAGGTATTTATGTTACTGCTGTTGGTTATGCAGCGGGCTTAACACCTAATCCGACTTATGAAGAAGTTTGTTCGGGCATGACTGGACACAATGAGGTTGTGCTGGTTGTGTACGATCCCAAAGTGATTAGTTATGCTGATTTACTCAAGGTTTTTTGGGAATCTCATAATCCTACGCAAGGAATGCAACAGGGCAACGATAAAGGAACCCAGTATCGTTCAGGCATCTATGTGTACAACGATGCCCAAAGAAAACTCGCTGAGGACTCGCGCGAAGTTTATCAGGATGCTCTAAAAGCTTCAGGGATGAAGCAGGGCATTACGACGGAAATTCGTGATGCTGGGGAGTTTTATTACGCTGAGGGCTACCATCAACAATATCTCGCCAAGAATCCTGGTGGTTATTGCGGGCTAGGCGGTACAAATGTTTGTTACCCTCCTGTTGCAGTTTAA
- a CDS encoding DUF1816 domain-containing protein — MKLSHSPKPFTLTTKIMGGNLFKNIFTSILETVGLAVWIEIVTDSPHCTYYFGPFTSESEAESAKLGFIEDLEAEGSKGLSVMVKRCKPEKLTIYDDSLDFKLDRFFAFSGQTL; from the coding sequence TTGAAGCTTTCTCATTCACCTAAACCATTCACTTTAACTACGAAAATCATGGGTGGTAACTTGTTTAAGAACATTTTTACATCAATTCTCGAAACTGTTGGGTTAGCTGTGTGGATCGAAATTGTTACTGATTCACCACATTGCACATACTACTTTGGGCCTTTTACAAGTGAATCCGAAGCTGAATCTGCAAAACTTGGTTTTATCGAAGATCTTGAAGCAGAAGGTTCTAAAGGACTTTCTGTAATGGTTAAGCGGTGCAAACCTGAAAAGCTGACCATTTATGATGATTCACTGGATTTTAAGCTTGACCGTTTCTTTGCATTTAGCGGTCAGACTCTGTAA
- the rlmB gene encoding 23S rRNA (guanosine(2251)-2'-O)-methyltransferase RlmB: MTTQPRLKSKSDKNSDRDGDRSYEKRSDKSFDKYSDKRSDNRSDSRSDRSTGKYTDKRTDNRSDSRSDSRPERADRSFDKPYKSEQPYKSSDRNFDKRSDSRTDSKYSGKSDKYSDRRPEKSFDKPFEKRSDSSAEPRFERKFDKPIGKKFGDKFAEKKFGDKKFGDKKFGDKKFGDKKFGDKKFGDKKFERSDRPERSDRGTDRNFGDRDFGDRKFDRDRNFGDRDRAAIPNFERRSLPPVSRNVDPDGELGITAPVHNPENPDIVYGRHAVEAVLNSDRSINRVWVTARLRYAPDFLPLIDEAKAAGAVVDEVDNTRLDRITDNGRHQGIAIQVSAYEYADLDELIASAKEKSAQPVIVIADGITDPHNLGAIIRSAAALGAHALVIPQRRAAGITATVAKVAAGTLEILPVARVVNLNRALEKIKEAGFWVYGTMAGASEAIHKAKFSGAIALVIGAEDEGLSLSVQKNCDFLVSIPLEGKVESLNASVATGMALYEIFRQRWVNTLNLNNLS, encoded by the coding sequence ATGACAACGCAACCTAGACTAAAATCCAAATCCGACAAGAATTCCGATAGAGACGGAGATAGAAGCTACGAAAAACGCTCCGACAAGTCTTTTGATAAATATTCTGACAAACGTTCTGATAATCGCTCTGATAGCCGATCCGATCGCAGCACTGGCAAATATACCGATAAACGCACTGACAATCGCTCTGATAGTCGATCTGATAGTCGTCCAGAGAGAGCTGACAGATCCTTTGACAAGCCCTACAAATCTGAGCAGCCTTATAAGTCATCAGATAGAAATTTTGATAAACGCTCTGATAGTCGTACTGACTCTAAATATTCTGGTAAATCAGACAAGTACTCAGATCGTCGTCCTGAGAAAAGTTTTGACAAGCCCTTTGAAAAACGTTCTGACTCATCTGCTGAGCCAAGATTTGAACGTAAGTTTGACAAGCCCATAGGCAAAAAGTTTGGCGATAAATTCGCTGAGAAGAAATTTGGCGATAAAAAATTCGGTGACAAGAAGTTCGGCGACAAGAAATTCGGCGACAAAAAATTTGGTGACAAGAAATTCGGTGACAAGAAGTTTGAACGGAGCGATCGCCCTGAGCGTTCTGATCGGGGCACTGATCGTAATTTTGGGGATCGTGATTTCGGCGATCGCAAATTTGATCGCGATCGTAATTTTGGGGATCGCGATCGCGCAGCTATTCCTAATTTTGAACGCCGCTCTCTGCCGCCCGTCTCACGTAATGTCGATCCCGATGGCGAACTAGGAATTACTGCACCAGTTCATAATCCCGAAAATCCTGACATCGTTTATGGTCGTCATGCAGTTGAGGCAGTCCTAAATAGCGATCGCAGCATTAACCGCGTATGGGTTACTGCTCGACTGCGTTATGCACCAGACTTCTTGCCCTTGATTGACGAAGCTAAGGCAGCAGGAGCAGTGGTCGATGAAGTTGATAATACAAGACTTGATCGCATCACTGACAATGGCAGACATCAAGGTATCGCTATTCAGGTTTCCGCTTATGAATATGCCGACCTTGACGAATTAATTGCTAGCGCTAAAGAAAAATCGGCTCAGCCAGTTATTGTCATCGCTGACGGAATCACCGATCCCCATAATTTAGGGGCGATCATTCGCAGTGCTGCTGCCCTCGGCGCACATGCCCTAGTCATTCCTCAACGTCGTGCAGCAGGAATCACCGCCACTGTTGCAAAAGTTGCAGCAGGCACATTGGAAATCTTGCCAGTCGCCCGTGTGGTTAATCTCAATCGCGCCCTTGAGAAAATCAAGGAAGCAGGTTTCTGGGTTTATGGAACTATGGCAGGTGCAAGCGAAGCAATTCACAAAGCCAAATTCTCTGGCGCGATCGCCTTGGTCATCGGTGCAGAAGATGAAGGTTTGAGTCTGTCAGTGCAAAAAAATTGTGACTTCTTGGTATCTATACCTTTAGAAGGAAAAGTGGAAAGCTTGAATGCATCAGTTGCCACAGGAATGGCGCTGTACGAGATTTTTAGACAACGTTGGGTTAATACGTTAAACCTGAACAATTTGTCTTGA
- a CDS encoding Mini-ribonuclease 3, with protein sequence MSLSPIVENIAEIPASALAYIGDAVYEMQMRLHYLLPPRTAKQYHQLVVSQVRAEQQAKLLEKLDLSDSESDLVRRGRNSAGSAPRKVDPKIYQSATGFEALIGYLYLTDRNRLDQIFTQLLSHIDPPAPP encoded by the coding sequence ATGTCTCTTAGCCCAATCGTTGAAAATATCGCTGAGATCCCAGCCTCTGCTCTAGCCTATATTGGCGATGCTGTGTATGAGATGCAAATGCGGCTTCATTATTTACTGCCGCCACGCACAGCCAAACAATATCACCAGCTTGTCGTTAGTCAAGTTAGAGCCGAGCAACAAGCAAAACTTCTCGAAAAACTTGATCTCTCAGATTCTGAGTCAGATCTAGTAAGACGCGGTCGCAATTCAGCAGGATCTGCCCCACGTAAAGTTGATCCCAAGATTTACCAAAGTGCTACAGGATTTGAAGCTTTGATTGGTTATCTTTACTTAACCGATCGCAATCGCCTCGACCAAATTTTTACACAGCTACTTAGCCACATCGACCCCCCAGCGCCGCCATGA
- a CDS encoding STAS domain-containing protein: MSLRGSREVKDTYQLIRLTGLLDAFSEPAFKKVIGKCVDDGPFNVILDLSTIDFVDSSGLGVLVQMAKKTQTLSGTLQIITNARVTQTVKLVRLDQFLSLQTSIDAALAKLDQPKKD; this comes from the coding sequence GTGAGTTTACGAGGCAGCCGCGAAGTCAAGGACACCTATCAATTGATCCGCCTCACAGGTCTTCTGGACGCTTTCTCTGAGCCAGCTTTTAAAAAAGTTATTGGCAAATGCGTCGATGATGGGCCTTTTAACGTGATTTTAGATCTGTCAACCATTGATTTTGTCGATAGCTCTGGGCTTGGGGTTTTAGTGCAAATGGCAAAAAAAACTCAAACTTTGAGTGGAACGCTCCAAATTATTACCAATGCTAGAGTCACGCAAACAGTCAAACTGGTTCGATTAGATCAGTTTCTGTCACTTCAGACATCTATTGATGCCGCGCTTGCAAAGCTCGATCAACCTAAAAAAGACTAA
- the gatA gene encoding Asp-tRNA(Asn)/Glu-tRNA(Gln) amidotransferase subunit GatA, producing the protein MLSIAQIRQTLINKERSATEIAQEFLDRIDRLEPKLHSFVTVTPEVAIAQAKVIDAAIASGENLPALAGVPLGMKDNMCVKGMPTTCGSKMLKNFVPPYEATITAKLRSAGAVMVGKTNLDEFAMGSSTENSAIALTANPWNTEYVPGGSSGGSAAAVSSGECVIATGSDTGGSIRQPASYCGVVGLKPTYGLVSRFGLVAFASSLDQIGPFANTVEDAAIFLGAIAGYDPKDSTSINVTVPDYAALLTPNLTQSLKGKKVGVITETFGEGLDSEVEVAVRKAIAHFESMGAEVYEISCPRFRYGLPTYYIIAPSEASANLARYDGVKYGFRDENAENLLSMYENTREQGFGAEVKRRIMIGTYVLSAGYYDAYYLKAQKVRTLIVQDFQKAFEQVDVLVCPTAPTTAFKAGSKTEDPLGMYLSDLMTIPVNLAGLPGISIPCGFDSKGMPIGLQMISNVLREDVLLQVAYGYEQSTEWHKQKPSV; encoded by the coding sequence ATGCTTTCGATCGCCCAAATTCGTCAGACCTTAATCAATAAAGAGCGATCAGCAACTGAAATTGCTCAAGAGTTTTTAGATCGCATTGATCGGTTAGAGCCGAAATTACATAGTTTTGTGACTGTTACGCCAGAAGTGGCGATCGCTCAAGCCAAAGTCATCGATGCTGCGATCGCCTCAGGCGAAAATTTACCAGCACTTGCAGGTGTGCCGCTTGGCATGAAGGACAATATGTGCGTCAAGGGAATGCCCACCACTTGCGGCTCTAAAATGCTGAAAAATTTTGTCCCACCCTACGAAGCGACAATTACAGCAAAACTGCGATCGGCTGGAGCCGTAATGGTTGGTAAAACTAACCTTGATGAGTTTGCGATGGGTAGCTCCACCGAAAACTCAGCGATCGCCCTCACCGCTAATCCTTGGAATACAGAGTATGTCCCTGGTGGTTCATCGGGTGGTTCTGCTGCTGCCGTCTCTAGCGGTGAATGTGTAATTGCCACAGGTTCAGATACTGGTGGATCGATTCGTCAGCCAGCTTCATATTGTGGGGTAGTTGGGCTAAAGCCGACTTACGGATTAGTTTCACGATTTGGGTTAGTTGCTTTTGCTTCGTCTCTAGATCAAATAGGCCCTTTTGCAAATACCGTTGAAGATGCGGCGATATTTTTGGGCGCGATCGCAGGCTACGATCCCAAGGATTCCACCAGCATTAACGTCACAGTTCCTGACTATGCTGCTTTGTTAACACCAAATTTAACTCAATCACTCAAGGGCAAAAAAGTCGGTGTAATTACCGAAACCTTTGGCGAAGGCTTAGATAGTGAAGTTGAAGTTGCTGTGAGGAAGGCGATCGCGCATTTCGAGAGCATGGGCGCAGAAGTCTATGAAATTTCCTGTCCTCGATTTCGCTATGGACTCCCCACCTATTACATCATCGCGCCCTCAGAAGCATCCGCCAACCTCGCCCGATATGATGGTGTGAAGTATGGCTTCCGTGACGAGAATGCTGAGAACTTGCTGAGCATGTATGAAAATACCCGCGAACAAGGGTTTGGTGCTGAAGTAAAGCGACGGATCATGATTGGTACATATGTCCTATCTGCTGGCTACTATGATGCCTATTATCTGAAAGCTCAGAAAGTTAGGACTTTAATCGTTCAAGATTTCCAAAAAGCCTTTGAGCAAGTGGATGTTTTGGTTTGTCCAACTGCACCAACTACTGCTTTTAAGGCAGGTAGTAAAACTGAAGATCCTCTGGGGATGTATCTGTCGGATCTGATGACAATTCCTGTAAATCTGGCGGGTTTACCAGGAATTAGCATTCCCTGTGGTTTTGACTCAAAGGGAATGCCGATCGGGTTGCAAATGATTTCCAATGTATTAAGGGAAGATGTGTTGCTGCAAGTTGCTTATGGCTACGAGCAATCAACGGAATGGCACAAACAAAAGCCCTCTGTATAA